In Agarivorans gilvus, one genomic interval encodes:
- a CDS encoding DUF748 domain-containing protein, whose amino-acid sequence MKAASWMRKRLSAWQASKRWQRVTTYLACVFVLYLVVSLTLLPWLLKQQLEKQLSELSGHPVSVQQVSFHPLKLSLTLRQFAIAELEPEAPQALLSFERLYVDFSLSSLFYWSWNFESFELDGLFFHLSRLKDGSLNIASLFPPSEAEPEARDEESAASVPRLRVDNFVLRQAELSLSDYQPEQPIDLSISRFDLAFSDFYTQKTGNDANAYQINAQVGDGGQLAWRGLLDLPASQISGQLSLSDLHLLNLFDFLRPYTDMRITQGTVSISTDYLIDYQNAFNLSTQNGRLAIDSFELEAFAQPRASFEVLSLQNMAFDLRQGQVELGDIALNDAHLVANFSADSQLDWLSWLDLASFAAEPEPEPEPEPEPEPEPEPEPTAAPTTATSAMPLEAQTTAEEQSIQSAWRVSSHSIELNQLALELGESWLGSQKTHQLVLEQVKVGPFNSDMQQQTPLSLQARVYEESPLQAELLFDGPTQRLSGEVGLSQLPLSQLEKWYRPFVKLNLQQGRLSFNSQLEVSLAEPFNIASHDGELQVEQLNLVQSATPQSSWLSNQSLIASGISFNLNQQVLSIAKLDSQDLQFNAAINQQGELDFLQDLGLAPSAETEAAVAEASESPKEPTWLVNIAELDARDTRVNFTESFSGQALEHQVLAPQLSLRELSSNLATPIALELQLEAEQGGVLDLQGQLDIAQQQADLALQVKQWQLAFYQPYLAQFTELALDSAALTSELKLQLSWLEQPALKLQGPLRIDNLDLKDQRSQSDLLKWSSFTLSDIDLDSAKQTLALGEMNFNQPYFLIEIADDFSTNLSGIVKSSGSAEPSQGSSEAASSATPWQITLANTQVSQGLVDFADRSLSPNFSARIEQVEGHLGALTENPEQLADVSLSGEVDGYAPVSFAGQVAPLASQPKFDAALDFSHLELTRLSAYSGTYAGYVIERGQMSLALAYKLQQGQLQGSNQVYIEQLQLGQRTNSDKATSLPVELAIALLEDDKGVIDLGLEVSGDVNDPDFNVAGLVFKALGNAIKKIITSPFSLLGSLIGSDEMLNQLVFDAGSSQLQEQQNSKLASLVEGLAKRPQLKMAIIGSVDPVLDVPVLKRQHLAEELNQQAKLELPIEQINLSKVLEEPALRRALELLSQQRLEESLRQEQRKQISAKLREQQQLSPENVNLELYSLWYQLLVEQIEITDGELEALAEQRAIAVKDALTEQHGLALERAFVERKALPQQSGKAEVSLSILTQ is encoded by the coding sequence ATGAAGGCTGCCAGTTGGATGAGAAAAAGGCTTAGCGCTTGGCAAGCTAGCAAACGCTGGCAACGAGTAACGACCTATTTGGCCTGCGTATTTGTTTTGTACCTCGTGGTTTCACTGACCTTGCTACCTTGGCTGCTAAAGCAGCAACTGGAAAAACAATTAAGCGAACTGAGTGGTCACCCGGTAAGTGTGCAACAAGTGAGTTTCCATCCACTTAAGTTATCGCTAACTCTAAGGCAGTTTGCCATCGCGGAATTGGAGCCAGAAGCCCCTCAAGCACTACTCAGTTTTGAGCGTTTATACGTCGACTTCAGCCTTAGCTCGTTATTTTACTGGAGCTGGAACTTTGAAAGCTTCGAATTAGATGGCTTGTTCTTTCATCTAAGCCGACTAAAAGATGGCTCCTTAAACATTGCTAGTTTATTCCCCCCATCAGAAGCAGAGCCAGAAGCTCGCGATGAAGAAAGCGCGGCTAGCGTGCCTAGATTGCGGGTCGATAATTTTGTCCTTCGTCAAGCAGAGCTCAGCCTTAGCGACTACCAACCCGAGCAGCCGATTGACCTTTCTATTTCGCGTTTTGACTTAGCTTTTAGCGATTTCTATACCCAAAAAACCGGTAATGATGCCAATGCCTACCAAATTAATGCGCAAGTAGGAGATGGTGGGCAACTTGCTTGGCGCGGTTTGCTGGATCTGCCTGCCTCGCAGATCTCTGGCCAGCTTAGCCTCAGCGATTTGCACTTGCTTAATCTGTTTGATTTTCTGCGCCCTTATACCGATATGAGAATCACTCAAGGGACCGTATCGATTAGCACGGATTACCTAATTGACTATCAGAATGCTTTTAACCTGAGCACCCAAAACGGGCGCTTGGCTATCGATAGTTTTGAGCTTGAAGCCTTTGCTCAACCCAGGGCCAGTTTTGAGGTTTTGAGTTTGCAAAACATGGCATTTGATTTGCGCCAAGGCCAAGTTGAGCTGGGAGACATCGCACTGAATGATGCACACTTGGTAGCAAACTTTTCGGCAGACTCTCAGCTAGATTGGTTGTCGTGGCTTGATCTGGCGTCTTTCGCTGCAGAGCCAGAGCCAGAGCCAGAGCCAGAGCCAGAGCCAGAGCCAGAGCCAGAGCCAGAGCCCACAGCCGCGCCAACTACTGCTACTTCGGCCATGCCATTAGAGGCTCAAACCACCGCCGAGGAGCAAAGCATCCAAAGTGCTTGGCGAGTGTCTAGTCATAGTATTGAGCTAAATCAGCTGGCCTTGGAGCTAGGAGAATCCTGGCTGGGTAGCCAGAAAACCCATCAGCTCGTTTTAGAGCAAGTCAAAGTAGGGCCCTTTAATAGTGACATGCAGCAGCAGACTCCACTTTCCCTGCAAGCGCGTGTCTATGAAGAAAGTCCGCTGCAAGCAGAGCTGTTGTTTGATGGGCCTACGCAGCGGTTAAGCGGTGAGGTGGGTTTAAGCCAGTTGCCGTTAAGTCAGCTTGAAAAGTGGTACCGGCCCTTTGTTAAATTAAATTTGCAGCAAGGGCGCTTGTCTTTTAATAGCCAACTGGAAGTCTCTTTAGCCGAGCCTTTTAACATAGCGAGCCATGATGGCGAGCTGCAAGTGGAACAGCTGAACTTGGTTCAAAGCGCAACGCCACAATCATCATGGCTGAGTAATCAGTCGCTTATCGCCAGTGGTATTAGTTTTAACCTCAACCAGCAGGTGCTTTCCATTGCCAAGCTAGATAGCCAAGATTTGCAATTTAATGCAGCCATTAATCAGCAGGGTGAGTTAGACTTTTTGCAAGACTTGGGGCTCGCCCCTTCGGCAGAGACCGAGGCGGCAGTCGCAGAGGCTTCAGAGTCGCCCAAAGAGCCGACTTGGCTGGTTAATATTGCCGAGTTAGATGCTCGTGATACACGAGTGAATTTTACCGAGTCTTTTTCCGGCCAAGCTCTTGAGCACCAAGTGTTGGCGCCACAACTTAGCCTTCGTGAGCTCAGTTCAAACTTAGCCACGCCAATTGCACTTGAGCTGCAACTTGAAGCCGAGCAAGGCGGGGTACTAGATCTACAAGGACAGCTTGATATTGCCCAGCAACAGGCCGATTTAGCCTTGCAAGTAAAACAATGGCAATTGGCTTTCTATCAGCCCTATCTAGCCCAATTTACTGAGCTGGCCTTAGACTCGGCGGCTTTAACTAGCGAGCTTAAATTACAATTAAGTTGGTTAGAGCAGCCTGCGCTGAAATTACAGGGGCCGCTGCGCATAGATAACCTAGATCTAAAAGATCAACGTAGCCAGTCAGATTTATTAAAATGGTCTAGCTTCACTCTGAGTGACATTGATTTGGATAGCGCCAAGCAAACGCTGGCCTTGGGGGAGATGAACTTCAATCAACCCTATTTTTTGATTGAGATTGCCGATGATTTCTCAACTAATCTCTCCGGCATCGTTAAATCCTCTGGCTCAGCAGAACCTAGCCAAGGCTCATCTGAAGCCGCTTCAAGCGCTACGCCTTGGCAAATCACCCTCGCTAATACCCAAGTTAGCCAAGGTTTGGTAGATTTTGCCGACCGTTCATTAAGCCCTAACTTTTCCGCTCGAATCGAACAGGTGGAAGGCCATTTAGGGGCGCTCACTGAAAATCCCGAACAACTGGCGGATGTGAGCCTTAGTGGTGAGGTAGACGGCTATGCACCAGTGAGCTTTGCTGGACAGGTGGCTCCGTTGGCAAGTCAGCCAAAATTTGATGCCGCCTTGGACTTTAGCCATTTGGAGCTGACTCGCTTAAGTGCCTATTCGGGGACCTATGCCGGCTACGTCATTGAGCGTGGACAGATGTCTTTGGCCTTGGCTTATAAATTACAGCAAGGCCAATTGCAGGGTTCTAACCAAGTGTATATAGAGCAGTTACAGTTAGGGCAACGCACCAATAGCGACAAAGCGACCTCTTTGCCGGTGGAATTGGCGATAGCCTTGCTAGAGGATGATAAAGGAGTCATCGATTTAGGTTTGGAAGTTAGCGGCGATGTGAATGACCCCGACTTCAATGTGGCGGGGCTAGTATTTAAGGCCCTAGGTAATGCGATTAAAAAGATCATCACTTCGCCTTTTTCCTTATTGGGTTCTTTAATTGGTAGCGATGAAATGCTAAATCAGCTGGTATTTGATGCCGGTAGCAGTCAGTTACAAGAGCAACAAAATAGTAAGCTAGCAAGTTTAGTTGAGGGTTTAGCTAAGCGGCCACAATTAAAAATGGCAATTATTGGCTCGGTCGACCCAGTGCTGGATGTGCCGGTATTAAAACGTCAACACCTAGCCGAAGAGTTAAATCAGCAAGCCAAACTAGAGCTGCCCATCGAGCAGATTAACTTAAGTAAGGTGCTTGAAGAACCGGCGCTGCGCCGAGCCCTAGAGTTATTATCTCAGCAACGCTTGGAAGAAAGTCTTCGCCAAGAGCAGCGCAAGCAGATCTCTGCCAAACTGCGGGAGCAACAACAGTTGAGTCCAGAAAATGTCAATCTGGAACTATATAGTCTGTGGTATCAATTGCTGGTGGAGCAAATAGAGATCACTGACGGCGAGCTCGAAGCGCTGGCCGAGCAGCGCGCGATTGCGGTGAAAGATGCCTTAACCGAACAACACGGCTTGGCCTTAGAACGCGCTTTTGTTGAGCGTAAGGCCTTGCCACAGCAAAGCGGTAAAGCTGAGGTGAGCCTGAGTATTCTTACCCAATAA
- a CDS encoding TIGR01621 family pseudouridine synthase, giving the protein MQALRLVAEHDDFIIVNKPSGLNFHTESGQLGVVELARQQFEQDLWPVHRLDKLTSGLLILAKNKAAAASFQDLFSQGLINKYYLAIASHKPKKKQGLIKGDMLKARNGSWKLGHTLSNPAVTQFFSYSLMPRRRLFLLKPHTGRTHQLRVALKSLGAPILGDSRYGGDAAQRGYLHAFALQFTWQQQLLSYVGLDNLDGEFTEYQIQEKIASLLQPWLQPFPSLGAKS; this is encoded by the coding sequence ATGCAAGCGCTTCGTTTAGTGGCAGAACACGACGATTTTATTATTGTGAACAAGCCTTCAGGGCTTAATTTTCATACTGAGTCTGGGCAGCTTGGCGTGGTTGAATTGGCGCGTCAGCAGTTTGAACAGGACTTATGGCCAGTACATCGATTGGATAAGTTAACCTCCGGCCTGTTGATATTGGCGAAAAACAAAGCCGCGGCAGCCAGCTTTCAGGATTTATTTAGCCAAGGCTTAATTAATAAGTATTATTTAGCGATTGCCAGCCATAAACCTAAGAAAAAACAGGGCTTAATCAAAGGCGACATGCTAAAAGCCCGCAATGGCAGTTGGAAGTTGGGACATACCTTAAGTAATCCGGCGGTGACGCAGTTTTTTAGCTATTCCTTAATGCCTAGGCGACGCTTGTTCTTGTTAAAACCGCATACCGGGCGAACCCACCAGCTACGTGTAGCACTGAAAAGCCTGGGCGCCCCCATTCTTGGTGATAGCCGTTATGGTGGTGATGCGGCCCAGCGCGGTTATTTACACGCCTTTGCCTTGCAATTTACTTGGCAGCAGCAGCTGTTGAGCTATGTAGGTTTAGATAACTTAGACGGCGAGTTTACTGAGTATCAAATACAGGAAAAAATCGCCAGTTTGTTGCAGCCTTGGTTACAGCCTTTTCCTTCTTTGGGAGCGAAATCTTAG
- a CDS encoding LysE family translocator: MFWSEFLTVVVVHLLAVASPGPDLAVVLKNSISLGRRSAIFTSIGVGCGILVHVCYSVLGIGLIISQSIWLFNIIKWMGAAYLIWIGIQGLRAKQRQMPELAVSPELKLSDRRAFISGFMTNGLNPKATLFFLSLFTVVIQTSTPWPVQLAYGLYMVLATMLWFCMVSWLFSTARVRSKFMQVGHWFDRTMGVVLVSLGIRLLLSSRS; encoded by the coding sequence GTGTTCTGGAGTGAATTTTTAACCGTGGTGGTGGTGCATTTGTTGGCGGTGGCATCGCCTGGTCCCGATTTGGCGGTAGTGCTTAAAAATAGTATTTCCCTAGGGCGTCGTTCAGCCATTTTCACTTCAATTGGCGTTGGCTGCGGTATTTTGGTTCATGTTTGTTATTCAGTATTAGGCATTGGTCTTATTATTTCTCAATCCATCTGGTTGTTTAATATAATCAAATGGATGGGCGCTGCGTATCTTATTTGGATTGGTATTCAGGGCTTGCGAGCTAAGCAGAGACAAATGCCAGAGCTCGCTGTTTCGCCAGAGCTTAAATTAAGCGATCGCCGCGCTTTCATCAGTGGATTCATGACCAATGGTTTAAATCCCAAGGCCACCTTGTTCTTCTTATCGCTATTTACCGTAGTGATACAAACCAGTACGCCATGGCCGGTGCAATTGGCTTATGGTTTGTACATGGTGCTAGCAACGATGCTGTGGTTTTGCATGGTGTCTTGGCTGTTTAGTACTGCACGCGTGCGGAGTAAATTTATGCAAGTAGGCCATTGGTTTGACCGAACCATGGGCGTGGTATTGGTGAGTTTGGGAATTCGTTTGCTTTTGAGTAGTCGAAGTTAA